The DNA window TACCGGCATGGCCGGTCGCCCTTGTTTTGCTGGCGATCATCGCGGCAGTCCCTTCCGTGCCTGGTGCTGCCGAAAAGGAAGCGCCGGCCGGTCCCGGAGGAGCCGTAAAGGATGTCACGGTCTCCCGCACGCCGTACTACACCAATATAGAGGCCCGGTTCGAGGGAAAGATAGAGAACTACAATTCCTTCAAGCTGAATGACCCGTTCCGGATAGTCGTTGACATTTGGGGGGTAAACAAGGGAACCGCCGCATCCGAGATCGCAGTCGGCACGCCGCAGGTCAAATCCGTGAAACTGTCCCAGCAGGAAAAGAAGCTCCGCCTGTTGGTGGAAACGCCGGAGGATCGCCCGCTTCCTTTCCTTGTGACTTCGGAAGATGGAAAGATCGTCGTATCCGTGGGAGGGGGGCAGGAAGAGAAAGTTACCAGCATGGATCGTGTCGAGGAAGGGAAACCGCCGGCCAAAGGCCCTGCCGTCGTCGGGATCGACATCGAGGACCTTCCTGACGCCTCCAACGTCGTGGTCACCGTCGCGGGCGGAGCGAGCCACCAGGTACGTAAAAAAACCGGGAGCGTTATATTGTCCTTCCCGGGCGCAAAGGCGGAGAAGGGGCTGCTGCGGCTGATCGATGCGCGCAAGCTCGGTATTCCCGTGACCCGCGTTGAGCCCGTTGCGGGAAAGGCGGGGGTAGACGTGACAGTGGCCTTCGCTTCCGATGCCGAATATACGGTGGAGAAGCGCGGCGACGCCGTGGTCGTCTCTTTCCCCAGGAAGGGCCCCGGCGCCGCGGAAGGCGTCATGGTCGCCCGGGTGGAGCCCAGGGCTGAGGCTGCCGCGGCTCCTCAAGCGGGAGCCGATAAGGGCAACGGGACGGCCGCGGGGGCGCCTCGCCTGGGGTTCGTTTACGGCGGGGATTCCGGCAGTCAGCGAAAATACACCGGGCAGCGGATATCCATGGACTTCAAGGACGCGGACCTGCAGAACGTCTTCAGGATCATCGCTGAAGTCAGCAACCTCAACATAATCACGTCCGACGATGTCCGCGGAAAAGTGACTCTTCGCCTCGTCAACGTCCCCTGGGACCAGGCGCTGGATCTTGTCCTTCAGGCGAAGTCCCTCGGCTTGAAGCAGGAAGGAAACGTTGTCAGGATCGCTCCTCTGGCGACCTTGCGCGCGGAGGAAAAGAACCGCCTGGATACCCAGAAGGAAGTGGAGAGGCTGAAAGCCACTTTTGAGGCCATTACGGAAACCATTCCCATTAGTTATACGAAAGCCGGCGACCTGCAGGTTCAGATCAAGGATCTGCTTTCGGAGGGCGGGAAGCTTCAGGTGGATGAGCGGACCAACACGATAGTGATCCGGGACCTGGCCAAGAATATAGCGGAAGCGAAGTCGCTGATCGCACGCCTCGACACCGCGACGCCGCAAGTGCTGATCGAGGCGAGGATCGTGGAAGTCGACACCAACGCCACGAAGGAGCTCGGAGTGCGTTGGGGGGGCATTTATCAGGGAACAACGGGAAAAGCAGGGGTGGGCGTGAGCGGAATCCAGGGAGCGGACGGGACGTTCCTGTCCGGTCTGCCGATCTCCAATACACCGAATCCGTTCGAAACGGCCAATTATGCGGTAAACCTCCCCGCCGCGGTCGGGCAGGGCGCCGGAGGCGGGATCGGTTTCGGAATATTCACGAACAATTTCCGCCTGGATGTATCCCTGTCTGCACTGGAAGCCGCCGGAAAGGGGAAGGTGATCTCGTCTCCCAAGGTCATTACGATCGACAACAAGGAGGCGGTTATCGAACAGGGGACCCAGATCCCCTATTCCACGGTTTCCGCTTCCGGCACGAACACCCAGTTCGTGGACGCGACACTGAGCCTGAAGGTGACGCCGCATATCACCCCCGACGGCAGCGTGATCATGAAGATCGAGGCGAAGAACGACTCGCAAGGTGAAGTGGGAGCGACCGGCCAGCCGGCGATCAACAAGAAGAAGGCCACCACCAACGTGCTGGTTCGCGACGGGGAGACGGCAGTGATCGGAGGAATTCTCCAGATCACCCGTAACGAATCCCGGGCAGCGGTTCCCTGGCTGTCGAAGATACCGATCTTCGGTTATCTTTTCAGGAAAGACGCGAACGTGGCGACAAACCGGGAGCTTCTGATTTTCATAACGCCGAAGATCATGAAGCAGGAGCCGGCGCAGGCCAAGACTTCCTGATCGGTCATCGGCAGATTTCGCATTGACCGGAGCACCTGGTCGCGGGGGACCGGGTGCTCCATTTAATTTTGATCGGAGTGTGCCATCGGCAGGTTGACGTTCCATACCGCGGGAGAAACACACGGCCCGGCGCTCGTCGTCATCGTCGAGGGGCTGCCGGCCGGTCTTCCTGTAAGCGCGCAGAGAATCGGGCGCGAGCTTGCGCGGCGTCAGGCCGGGTACGGACGCGGGGACCGGATGAAGATCGAGCGGGACGAGGCGGAAATCCTGTCGGGCGTCCGCTTCGGGCGCACGCTCGGAAGCCCGGTGGCGCTTCTCATCAGGAACCGTGATTGGGAAAACTGGCGCGACAAGATGTCGCAGGAGGGAGAAGGCAAGGGGATTCCCCCCCTGCTGACCGCAAGACCCGGGCATGCCGATCTTTCGGGAGTCCTAAAATACGGACACAAGGACGTCCGCAATGTGCTCGAGCGCGCCAGCGCGAGGGAGACCGCGGCTCGCGTCGCCGCCGCAGCCATTGCGGGAATGTTCCTTCGTGAATTGGGCGTCGGCATCGCCGGCCACGTGCTTTCCATCGGGAACGTCCGCGTGCCGGGAGAAGCGTCCGGGAACTGGGACAGCACGGTATGCGCGGAACAAAGCGTTTTGCGTATGGCCGATCCCGGCGCGGAGGCCCGCGCGATACGCCTGATAAACAGGGCGCGGAAAAAAGGCACGTCCGCGGGCGGAACGGTGGAGACGATCGCAAAGGGTGTCCCGCCGGGCCTTGGGTCGTTTGCGTCGTGGGACAGAAGACTGGACGCCCGCCTGGCGGCGGCGGTGATGAGCATTCCGGCGATCAAGGGTGTCGAGATCGGCGGCGGTTTCGCGCTTTCCGTTCTTCCCGGGAGCAGGGTGCACGACGAAATATTCCCCGGGAAAAGCGAAGGGAATCCGCTACGTGGCAGGGCAACTCTGCCGTTCCACAGGAAGACGAACCGGGGAGGCGGGGTGGAGGGCGGCATGAGCAACGGGGAACCGATCCTGGTACGAGCGGCCATGAAGCCCATTCCGACCCAATCCCGTCCGCTTCGCACCATAGAGATCGGGACCTGGGCGCAGGATTCCGCCCACCGCGAACGGAGCGACGTCTGCGCGGTCCCGGCGTGCTCCGTAGTGGTCGAGGCAATGGTGGCCCTGGTTCTTGCCGACGCTTTCCTTGAGAAATTCGGGGGCGATTCGATGAAGGAAATCCAATATAATTATGCGGGTTACTTGAAGAATATCGGGGCGGGATGAGCCGCGGGGAAAAGGGTCCGCGCGAAGCGGTTCTAGTCGGGTTCATGGGCGCGGGGAAAACCACCGTCGGGAAGATGCTCGCGAAGCGACTGGACGCCGAATTCGTGGACGTCGACGATCTGATAGAGAAGGCGGAAGGGCGAAGCATCCGGGAAATTTTCGCTTCCCCGGGGGAGGGTGCGTTCCGCAAGATGGAAAAGGCGGCGATACGCAACGTGGTTTCCGTTCCGGGACGGGTGATCGCAGCAGGGGGCGGCGCTTTCCTGGATGAAGGGAACCGGCTTATGTTGTCGGCCTACGGTCCGGTTTTCTTCCTCGATGTCTCCTGCGAATCCGTCCTTGCGCGGCTGTCCGGCGACAGGTCCCGCCCGTTGCTCCCGGGAGAGGAGAAGGGATTGCGGGAATTGTTGGAGGCACGGCGCCCCTTTTACCTGCTGGCCGATTTCACCGTGCCCACGGGAAGCCGCCCGGCGCGGGAAGTGGCCGAGGACATCCTTGCGCTTCTGTCAGGCGGCCGCCACGCGGGCCGGGAGGAGGGAGGCGCATGACCTCCGACATGCTGACTGTCGCATTGGGCGAGCGGACGTACGACATATTTTTCGGGGAGGATGTCTATCCGCTCCTCCAGGAGTGGATCTGCCGGTTCTTTCCGGGCAGATCGGTGTTCGTCGTGACGGACCGGACCGTGGCTGCCATCTACGGCGACGATATACGCGCCGGCCTGGGCGGCATCTCCCACCGCATCCATGCCGTCGAGCCGGGAGAAGAGACGAAGAACTGGCAGACGGTGCTTGGGATTTACGCATTCCTCTCGGAAGGTAACGCGGACCGGGATTCGCTGGTCATCGCCTTCGGCGGAGGAGTTGTCGGGGACCTCGCAGGTTTCGCCGCCGCCACGTGGCTTCGCGGCGTCCCGTACATACAGGTGCCGACCACGCTGCTTTCCCAGGTGGACAGCAGCGTCGGGGGGAAAACGGGGTTCAATCTGCCTGAAGGGAAAAATCTCGTCGGGGCATTCCACCAGCCGCGGGCGGTCTTCATCGGCGACGGATTCCTACGGACGCTCGACGACCGGCAGTTACTGTCCGGCATGGGGGAAGTGGTCAAGTGCGCCCTTGCGGGGGACGCGGCGCTCTGGGAAACGCTTTGCTCCATCGGAAGCCGATGGCGGTCCATGTCCGGGCGGGAATGGCGCGATGTCGTGAGGCGGACCGTCGCCTTCAAGGCCTCCATCGTGGAAAAGGACGAGCTGGAATCTTCAGTGCGGAGAGTCCTCAACCTCGGGCACACCGTGGGGCACGCCATGGAGCAGGCGGGCGGATACGGAAACCTCCTTCACGGAGAGGCGGTTGCGATGGGGCTCGCCTGGGAAGCGGTCCTTGCGCGACGTCTCGGAGTCACCCCCCGGGAGGTCGAGGAACGGCTCTGCTCGCTTTTGAAGGAATTCGGATTCGCCCTCGACGAACCGGGCATAGCGTCCGAGGCGATCGCTTCCGCGATCGGGGCGGACAAGAAGCGGGTCGTATCGGACGTGGATCTTCCGATGGTGACCGCACCCGGAGCTTTCGTGCTGAAACGGATCCCCCTGTCACTGATCAGGAAGGAACTTCCGGCCGTCCGTGAGGAGGTAAGGAGGAGGGATCGCGGGACGTCCGTCGATTCCGCCGAGGAAAAGGCGTTGCGCGCGCGGATGGAAGGGGGCGACCTGGAGGGGGCGATACGATCGCTGGAACGCCTGGTCGCGGAAAACCCGCGCGATCTGCGGGCCATGTCGCTGCTGTCCGAAGCCTACCTCGCCGCCGGGAAATATTCCGCGGCCTGGGAAACGATCAAGGAGGCGCTTCACCAGTATCCAGCCGATCCCGGAGCGCAGAGGCTGGCCCGGGAGATCGAAAGGGAACTCATCGGCTCGGTTTCCACGGAAGGAGATGCGGCTCCGCCGCCTCTGGAGGACGTTATTCTCCTCGACGAGGGGATCTTCGAAATCCGTCCGGCCGAGCTTCCGGAGGAATCCGCAGAGGAATCCGCGGAGGAACCTGCTCCCTCCGTACTTACCGTTACCATGGCCGATGTCTGCTGGGACCAGGGCGAGAGGGAGATTGCACGCCGGATCATCGACGAGATCCTCCGGCGGGATCCGGGCGACATACGCGCGCTGGAATGGAAAAAGACGCGAGAGGAACGGGCGGTCGAAACCGCGCTGGCCTTCTTCCTCGGAACGATCGCGAAGGAGTACGGCTATGAGCTTTCGGGACCTCATTGAAGGGATGCACAGGAAGAATCCCGGCATCCGGGGGGGAGCCCTGGCGGGCGGAGACGGTCTGCCGGTAGAGGAGTGGCAGGTTTCGCCGCAGACTCTGGATATTTCGGCGCTTTGCGCCGAGATGGCGCAGTTCTTCAAGGAATCCGGCCGCATCGCGTGCGAAAACGGCCTGGGAAGCGCAAGGGAGGTGTGCGTCGCCGGAGACGAGGGGTCGATACTTGCGGCGCGCGTGAACGAGGATTACATAATCCTGCTGGTCGCCGATCCTTCCGCCGTTCCGGGCAAGTGCCGATTCCAGCTCCTCCAGGCGGCGCGGCGGGCGAAGGAGATGCTATGAACCGGCCGGGCCGACGTCCCAGGATCCTGTTCATCGACGGCCCGAACCTGAACGTGCTCGGCCTCCGCGAGCCTGAAGTGTACGGGAAGACGACCCTTGCGGAAATACGCCGCTCGGTCAAGAAAGCGGCGCTTTCGGAAGGCGCCGTCGTGCAATTTTTCCAGTCAAACCACGAGGGAGAGATCGTCGGCAGGCTCCAGGAAGCCCGCGGGAAGGCTGACGGCCTCGTCATCAATCCGGGCGGTTACACGCATACAAGCGTCGCCATCCGTGACGCGCTGATATACGCCGGCATGCCCGCCGTGGAGCTGCACCTGAGCAATCCCGCCAGCCGGGAGCCGTTCCGGCGTACCTCCACGGTGGAGGACGTGGTGGCGGGCCGCATCGCCGGTTTCGGAGGCTACGGTTACGTTCTCGCCCTGAAAGCCATACTTCATCTCCTGCGGGAAGCGGACTGATTTGCCGGCAGGCGGTTTCCGCATCGACAGGCTCGTTTCGATCCTGCAGAGACGCAGGATCGACATGTTCCTCTGCGTCCGGCTCACGAACATCCGCTATCTTTGCGGTTTCAGCGGAAGCGACGGCATACTCCTCGTGTCCCCCGGCGGGGCCACGTTCCTCACGGACGGCAGGTACGAAGAGCAGTCCCGGGCTGAAGTCGCGGGTGCCGAAGTCGTCGTTTCCGACCGTAAATGGAAAGAGGCGTCCCGGCGTATCCGTCGCGCCCGCCCCGCCCGGATTGGATACGAATCCCGGCACCTGACCGTCGAACAATTCAGGCTCCTCTCGCGAAAAGACGAAAATAAATGGGTGCCGCTGCCGGATCCCGTCGAAGAGCTGCGCATGCGGAAGGATCGGGAGGAGATACTGGCGATCGAGAACTCCGCCGTCGTCGCCTCGGGCGCCCTTCTTTCAGTGTTATCCGGCGGGTTCCGGGGGCGCTCCGAATCGGAGGTGGCGGCCGACATCGAGAGGAAGATGAAGGCGCTCGGCGCGGAGGAGACATCCTTCCGTCCGATCGTCGCATCCGGCCCACGCGCCGCGATGCCTCATGCCGTGCCCATATCGCGCCGCATCGGAGCGGGGGAGGCGGTCATCGTCGATTTCGGAGCAAGGAA is part of the Deltaproteobacteria bacterium genome and encodes:
- the pilQ gene encoding type IV pilus secretin PilQ, encoding MDVIPGTRARKRIPAWPVALVLLAIIAAVPSVPGAAEKEAPAGPGGAVKDVTVSRTPYYTNIEARFEGKIENYNSFKLNDPFRIVVDIWGVNKGTAASEIAVGTPQVKSVKLSQQEKKLRLLVETPEDRPLPFLVTSEDGKIVVSVGGGQEEKVTSMDRVEEGKPPAKGPAVVGIDIEDLPDASNVVVTVAGGASHQVRKKTGSVILSFPGAKAEKGLLRLIDARKLGIPVTRVEPVAGKAGVDVTVAFASDAEYTVEKRGDAVVVSFPRKGPGAAEGVMVARVEPRAEAAAAPQAGADKGNGTAAGAPRLGFVYGGDSGSQRKYTGQRISMDFKDADLQNVFRIIAEVSNLNIITSDDVRGKVTLRLVNVPWDQALDLVLQAKSLGLKQEGNVVRIAPLATLRAEEKNRLDTQKEVERLKATFEAITETIPISYTKAGDLQVQIKDLLSEGGKLQVDERTNTIVIRDLAKNIAEAKSLIARLDTATPQVLIEARIVEVDTNATKELGVRWGGIYQGTTGKAGVGVSGIQGADGTFLSGLPISNTPNPFETANYAVNLPAAVGQGAGGGIGFGIFTNNFRLDVSLSALEAAGKGKVISSPKVITIDNKEAVIEQGTQIPYSTVSASGTNTQFVDATLSLKVTPHITPDGSVIMKIEAKNDSQGEVGATGQPAINKKKATTNVLVRDGETAVIGGILQITRNESRAAVPWLSKIPIFGYLFRKDANVATNRELLIFITPKIMKQEPAQAKTS
- the aroC gene encoding chorismate synthase — translated: MTFHTAGETHGPALVVIVEGLPAGLPVSAQRIGRELARRQAGYGRGDRMKIERDEAEILSGVRFGRTLGSPVALLIRNRDWENWRDKMSQEGEGKGIPPLLTARPGHADLSGVLKYGHKDVRNVLERASARETAARVAAAAIAGMFLRELGVGIAGHVLSIGNVRVPGEASGNWDSTVCAEQSVLRMADPGAEARAIRLINRARKKGTSAGGTVETIAKGVPPGLGSFASWDRRLDARLAAAVMSIPAIKGVEIGGGFALSVLPGSRVHDEIFPGKSEGNPLRGRATLPFHRKTNRGGGVEGGMSNGEPILVRAAMKPIPTQSRPLRTIEIGTWAQDSAHRERSDVCAVPACSVVVEAMVALVLADAFLEKFGGDSMKEIQYNYAGYLKNIGAG
- a CDS encoding shikimate kinase, which codes for MSRGEKGPREAVLVGFMGAGKTTVGKMLAKRLDAEFVDVDDLIEKAEGRSIREIFASPGEGAFRKMEKAAIRNVVSVPGRVIAAGGGAFLDEGNRLMLSAYGPVFFLDVSCESVLARLSGDRSRPLLPGEEKGLRELLEARRPFYLLADFTVPTGSRPAREVAEDILALLSGGRHAGREEGGA
- the aroB gene encoding 3-dehydroquinate synthase; the protein is MTSDMLTVALGERTYDIFFGEDVYPLLQEWICRFFPGRSVFVVTDRTVAAIYGDDIRAGLGGISHRIHAVEPGEETKNWQTVLGIYAFLSEGNADRDSLVIAFGGGVVGDLAGFAAATWLRGVPYIQVPTTLLSQVDSSVGGKTGFNLPEGKNLVGAFHQPRAVFIGDGFLRTLDDRQLLSGMGEVVKCALAGDAALWETLCSIGSRWRSMSGREWRDVVRRTVAFKASIVEKDELESSVRRVLNLGHTVGHAMEQAGGYGNLLHGEAVAMGLAWEAVLARRLGVTPREVEERLCSLLKEFGFALDEPGIASEAIASAIGADKKRVVSDVDLPMVTAPGAFVLKRIPLSLIRKELPAVREEVRRRDRGTSVDSAEEKALRARMEGGDLEGAIRSLERLVAENPRDLRAMSLLSEAYLAAGKYSAAWETIKEALHQYPADPGAQRLAREIERELIGSVSTEGDAAPPPLEDVILLDEGIFEIRPAELPEESAEESAEEPAPSVLTVTMADVCWDQGEREIARRIIDEILRRDPGDIRALEWKKTREERAVETALAFFLGTIAKEYGYELSGPH
- a CDS encoding roadblock/LC7 domain-containing protein, translating into MSFRDLIEGMHRKNPGIRGGALAGGDGLPVEEWQVSPQTLDISALCAEMAQFFKESGRIACENGLGSAREVCVAGDEGSILAARVNEDYIILLVADPSAVPGKCRFQLLQAARRAKEML
- the aroQ gene encoding type II 3-dehydroquinate dehydratase, producing MNRPGRRPRILFIDGPNLNVLGLREPEVYGKTTLAEIRRSVKKAALSEGAVVQFFQSNHEGEIVGRLQEARGKADGLVINPGGYTHTSVAIRDALIYAGMPAVELHLSNPASREPFRRTSTVEDVVAGRIAGFGGYGYVLALKAILHLLREAD
- a CDS encoding aminopeptidase P family protein gives rise to the protein MPAGGFRIDRLVSILQRRRIDMFLCVRLTNIRYLCGFSGSDGILLVSPGGATFLTDGRYEEQSRAEVAGAEVVVSDRKWKEASRRIRRARPARIGYESRHLTVEQFRLLSRKDENKWVPLPDPVEELRMRKDREEILAIENSAVVASGALLSVLSGGFRGRSESEVAADIERKMKALGAEETSFRPIVASGPRAAMPHAVPISRRIGAGEAVIVDFGARKAGYCSDETVTLLPERPSSAIRRAYDAVRRAQDAGIRALRPGTPCREVDGRVRESLDRSGYLKYFVHSTGHGVGLDIHERPSLSVRSGDRLAEGMVVTVEPGVYLPGEGGIRLEDMLRIAGTRGERITYLPKTGSRLV